A single window of Rhizobium sp. NLR16a DNA harbors:
- a CDS encoding carbohydrate ABC transporter permease yields the protein MKRKTLDRIGLLFVALVMISPVVLFFLWMISLSLKYEIDNGAYPPIFIPERFAWSNYVKVFEENNFFLYLWNSLLVTGAATLLALLIGVPAGYGIARLKAEKSAMVIMIARMTPGLSFLIPLFLLFQWLNLLGTLMPQIIIHLVVTVPIVVWIMIGYFETTPMELEEAASIDGATPWQVFRLVALPIARPGIVVAFILSVIFSWNNFVFGIVLASRETRTLPVAVYNMLSFEQVSWGPLAAAALIVTLPVLILTVFAQRQIVAGLTAGAVK from the coding sequence ATGAAGCGCAAGACGCTCGACCGCATCGGACTGCTGTTCGTCGCGCTGGTGATGATCTCGCCGGTCGTGCTGTTCTTCCTCTGGATGATCTCGCTGTCGCTGAAATATGAGATCGACAACGGCGCCTATCCGCCGATCTTCATCCCGGAACGTTTCGCCTGGTCGAACTATGTGAAGGTCTTCGAGGAGAACAACTTCTTCCTCTATCTCTGGAATTCACTGCTGGTGACGGGTGCCGCTACGCTTCTGGCGCTGTTGATCGGCGTGCCGGCCGGATACGGCATCGCGCGTCTGAAGGCGGAGAAGTCGGCGATGGTCATCATGATCGCGCGCATGACGCCGGGCCTGTCCTTTCTCATTCCGCTCTTCCTGCTGTTCCAATGGCTGAATCTGCTCGGTACGCTGATGCCGCAGATCATCATCCATCTCGTCGTCACCGTGCCGATCGTCGTATGGATCATGATCGGCTATTTCGAGACGACGCCGATGGAGCTGGAGGAGGCGGCAAGCATCGACGGCGCGACGCCCTGGCAGGTTTTCCGCCTGGTCGCCCTGCCGATTGCGAGGCCCGGCATCGTCGTCGCCTTCATCCTGTCGGTGATCTTCTCCTGGAACAATTTCGTCTTCGGCATCGTGCTCGCGAGCCGCGAGACACGCACGCTGCCGGTCGCCGTCTACAATATGCTGTCTTTCGAACAGGTCAGTTGGGGACCGCTCGCGGCAGCCGCGCTGATCGTCACCTTGCCGGTGCTGATCCTGACCGTGTTTGCGCAACGGCAGATCGTCGCCGGTCTGACGGCAGGCGCCGTCAAGTGA
- a CDS encoding sugar ABC transporter permease, whose product MASAGIETAAMAKASKGRSKPDRFAPNYWPFVIPALIVISAVIVFPWVFTVWMSVNSWTLGQSQVFAGLDNYIRLATDVRFWESLWHTVLYTTLSVVVPLFLGTLAALIFDAQFPLRGLIRGIFVMPMMATPVAIALVWTMMYHPQLGVLNYLLSFVGIGPQEWIYNQRSVIPSLVLVESWQWTPLVMLIVLGGLAAVPREPYESAEIDGANVWQKFRYLTLPMIAPFLMIAVIIRSIDAVKSFDIIYAMTQGGPGTASETINIYLYNTAFAYYDIGYGSAMAVVFFILIVLLSIVLMMIRQRVNWSDGEAR is encoded by the coding sequence ATGGCCTCGGCAGGCATCGAAACGGCCGCTATGGCCAAGGCGTCGAAAGGAAGGAGCAAACCGGATCGGTTTGCTCCCAACTACTGGCCATTCGTCATCCCGGCGCTCATCGTCATCTCAGCCGTCATCGTCTTTCCATGGGTGTTTACGGTGTGGATGAGCGTCAACAGCTGGACGCTCGGCCAGTCGCAGGTCTTTGCGGGGCTGGACAATTATATCAGACTCGCCACCGACGTGCGCTTCTGGGAGTCACTGTGGCATACGGTGCTCTATACGACGCTTTCCGTGGTGGTTCCCCTTTTCCTGGGGACGCTCGCCGCGCTGATCTTCGATGCCCAATTCCCGCTGCGCGGCCTCATTCGAGGCATATTCGTGATGCCGATGATGGCGACGCCCGTCGCCATCGCGCTCGTCTGGACGATGATGTACCATCCGCAACTCGGCGTGCTCAACTATCTCCTCTCTTTCGTCGGCATCGGCCCGCAGGAGTGGATCTACAATCAGCGCAGCGTCATTCCCTCGCTGGTCCTGGTCGAAAGCTGGCAGTGGACGCCACTCGTCATGCTGATCGTGCTCGGCGGCCTGGCCGCGGTTCCGCGCGAACCTTACGAGAGCGCTGAGATCGACGGCGCCAATGTCTGGCAGAAATTCCGCTATCTGACGCTGCCGATGATCGCGCCGTTCCTGATGATCGCCGTGATCATCCGCAGCATCGATGCGGTGAAGAGCTTCGACATCATCTATGCCATGACCCAGGGCGGTCCCGGAACGGCATCGGAAACGATTAACATCTATCTCTACAATACGGCGTTCGCCTATTACGACATCGGCTATGGCTCCGCCATGGCGGTCGTCTTCTTCATCCTCATCGTGCTGCTCTCCATCGTCCTGATGATGATCCGGCAGCGCGTCAACTGGTCCGACGGGGAGGCACGCTGA
- a CDS encoding sugar ABC transporter substrate-binding protein — protein MPSFFNPSRREFLAGTAALGASSMLGMRPAAAAVDWKRFAGTTLEVNLVKSPRSEILTKYLSEFEELTGIKVNAEATPEQQQRQKTTIELSSGKPSFDVVHLSYHVQKRQFEKGGWLADISGFLKDASLTEPSLTESDFAEAGLAFAKDSDGVLRSLPFSVDYWIIYWNKALSEKKGLAYPQSFEELASAAEALTDPSTNTYGFVARGLKNANTPVWTTLLLGYGSSPLGPDGKLRTTSPEAIDAAKLYQRLMTKTAPPGVSGFNWAEAQSAFLQGKIGMWLDGVGFAPPIENPEKSRVVGQVGYGIMPKGPKAQAAGTFGDGLGVVAASQKKEAAYLFCQWAISHDMGARLLQAGAGVPFRQSVLEDAKVREGVKMPGTWLDAVAGSGKISQLALPVIIPVTEFRDIYGVGLTNMIGGADPETELKTATAQFEPVLAKSEG, from the coding sequence ATGCCATCATTCTTCAATCCGTCGCGCAGAGAATTTCTGGCGGGTACGGCCGCGCTCGGGGCGAGCAGCATGCTCGGTATGCGCCCGGCCGCCGCCGCGGTCGACTGGAAGCGCTTTGCCGGAACCACGCTTGAGGTCAATCTGGTCAAGAGCCCGCGTAGCGAAATCCTGACCAAGTACCTGTCCGAGTTCGAGGAACTCACCGGCATCAAGGTCAATGCCGAGGCAACGCCCGAACAGCAGCAGCGCCAGAAGACGACGATCGAGCTCAGCTCCGGCAAGCCGAGCTTCGACGTCGTGCACCTCAGCTACCACGTCCAGAAGCGGCAGTTCGAGAAAGGCGGCTGGCTTGCCGATATCAGCGGCTTCCTCAAGGACGCCTCGCTGACCGAACCGTCTCTCACGGAAAGCGACTTCGCCGAAGCAGGCCTCGCCTTCGCCAAGGATAGCGACGGCGTTCTGCGCTCCCTTCCCTTCTCGGTCGATTACTGGATCATCTACTGGAACAAGGCGCTGTCCGAGAAGAAGGGGCTTGCCTATCCCCAGAGCTTCGAAGAACTGGCAAGTGCGGCCGAAGCGCTTACCGACCCGTCGACCAACACCTACGGCTTCGTCGCCCGAGGCCTGAAGAACGCCAACACGCCGGTCTGGACGACGCTGCTGCTCGGTTATGGCTCGAGCCCGCTCGGCCCGGACGGCAAGCTGCGCACGACGTCACCGGAAGCGATCGATGCGGCCAAGCTTTACCAGAGGCTGATGACCAAGACCGCCCCTCCCGGCGTCTCCGGCTTCAACTGGGCCGAGGCGCAGTCGGCCTTCCTGCAAGGCAAGATCGGCATGTGGCTCGATGGCGTCGGTTTCGCCCCGCCGATCGAGAATCCGGAAAAGTCGCGCGTCGTCGGCCAGGTCGGTTACGGCATCATGCCGAAAGGACCCAAGGCGCAAGCCGCAGGCACGTTCGGCGACGGCCTCGGTGTGGTCGCGGCAAGCCAGAAAAAGGAAGCCGCCTACCTGTTCTGCCAATGGGCGATTTCGCACGACATGGGCGCTCGCCTGCTGCAGGCCGGTGCCGGCGTTCCGTTCCGCCAGTCCGTACTTGAGGACGCCAAGGTCCGCGAAGGCGTCAAGATGCCGGGCACATGGCTGGATGCCGTTGCCGGCTCCGGCAAGATCTCGCAGCTCGCCCTGCCGGTCATCATTCCGGTCACCGAGTTCCGCGACATCTATGGCGTCGGTCTCACCAACATGATCGGCGGCGCCGATCCTGAAACCGAACTGAAGACGGCGACGGCACAATTCGAACCCGTCCTGGCGAAAAGCGAGGGATAA